Proteins encoded by one window of Chitinophagales bacterium:
- a CDS encoding TraR/DksA family transcriptional regulator: MRTRYSDDELEEFRLLILDKLDAAKKELKYLQDQINRKDDNGTDDTENKFASADDGSSSMEREYLNQMAARQIMYLDHLDKALVRIQNKTYGICRVTGKLIEKERLKSVPHATLSMEAKLMQSH; this comes from the coding sequence TTGAGAACACGCTATAGCGATGATGAACTGGAAGAGTTCAGACTGTTGATCCTTGATAAACTGGATGCAGCAAAAAAGGAACTGAAGTACCTGCAGGACCAGATTAACCGCAAGGATGACAACGGTACAGACGACACTGAAAATAAGTTTGCTTCCGCCGATGACGGCTCCAGCAGTATGGAGCGTGAATATCTTAACCAGATGGCGGCGCGCCAGATCATGTATCTTGATCATCTTGACAAGGCGCTGGTACGCATACAAAACAAGACCTATGGCATTTGCCGTGTAACCGGTAAGCTGATCGAGAAAGAACGCCTCAAATCTGTGCCGCACGCTACGCTTAGCATGGAGGCCAAACTGATGCAGTCACATTAG
- a CDS encoding lipoprotein signal peptidase, with the protein MHLKYLRPLLVILSVLIIDQTLKFWVKLTFAYTESIRITSWFYLYFIENEGMAFGWSLGGEWGKLLLSLFRLVAVFLIGYYLVRLVKQNAHPGFITSISFILAGAIGNILDSVFYGMIFSASTVQTAATFLPAAGGYAGWLHGRVVDMLYFPLYEGFIPSWIPYWGGEYVIFFRPIFNIADASITTGVLLIILFQKRFFKPKPKSADADKVAEEEPAVN; encoded by the coding sequence GTGCACTTGAAGTACCTCCGTCCTCTCTTAGTTATCTTGTCAGTATTGATAATTGACCAAACCCTCAAGTTTTGGGTGAAGTTGACTTTTGCATATACGGAAAGCATTCGCATCACCAGTTGGTTTTACCTTTATTTTATTGAGAACGAAGGCATGGCTTTTGGCTGGTCACTGGGAGGTGAATGGGGAAAATTACTGCTGAGCCTTTTCAGGCTTGTTGCAGTATTCCTGATAGGCTATTACCTCGTGCGGCTGGTTAAACAAAATGCACATCCCGGGTTTATCACTTCCATTTCCTTCATACTGGCCGGCGCAATCGGGAATATTCTCGATTCCGTATTCTATGGAATGATTTTCTCGGCCAGCACCGTGCAAACCGCAGCCACATTTTTGCCGGCTGCAGGAGGTTATGCCGGATGGCTGCATGGCCGGGTGGTGGACATGCTGTATTTTCCACTGTATGAAGGGTTTATTCCATCATGGATTCCCTATTGGGGCGGTGAATATGTCATCTTCTTCCGACCGATATTTAATATTGCAGATGCCTCCATCACCACCGGCGTATTGCTGATCATTCTTTTTCAGAAACGTTTTTTTAAGCCGAAACCAAAATCAGCAGATGCAGACAAAGTGGCTGAAGAGGAACCTGCCGTAAACTGA
- a CDS encoding T9SS type A sorting domain-containing protein, which translates to MKKFYLLVLTLSQCIISYAQLPELIFGNPANVSILNFSPVISVVQYGSGSTSQNFDLNTDGSGDISINIERKLSALYESAYITFPNAAAELALSNADNLTVVAFKPGDSLFADQYSYDFDESAFDGAVLYVKSGSNSYGQFSIPAFRYLAFRIAATDTLYGWLRLSRTADFNTDSLAYRVDQLAYQGELTDILPIPTLNDLQVYPTVTDDAVMVEGSDFSKSEASLYTLSGKLIYRAALKPSDNILHLAAYPNGMYLLVISTEAGRQAVKLVKQ; encoded by the coding sequence ATGAAAAAATTTTACTTACTGGTGTTGACACTCTCTCAATGTATCATCAGTTATGCGCAATTGCCTGAACTTATCTTTGGAAATCCTGCCAACGTTTCTATACTGAACTTCAGCCCTGTCATCAGTGTGGTGCAGTATGGTTCTGGCAGTACTTCACAAAATTTTGATCTGAATACAGATGGTAGCGGCGATATAAGCATCAATATCGAGAGAAAATTATCAGCACTGTATGAATCTGCCTATATCACCTTCCCGAATGCTGCCGCAGAACTGGCACTTAGCAATGCTGATAACCTGACGGTAGTTGCCTTTAAGCCGGGCGATTCTCTCTTTGCTGATCAGTATTCTTATGACTTTGATGAATCTGCTTTTGATGGTGCCGTTTTATATGTAAAAAGCGGATCAAACAGCTATGGCCAGTTTTCCATACCGGCCTTTCGTTACCTGGCATTTCGTATTGCCGCCACCGATACATTATATGGCTGGCTTCGCCTTAGCCGAACAGCTGATTTTAATACCGATAGCCTTGCTTACCGCGTAGATCAACTCGCTTACCAGGGTGAGCTGACCGATATTTTACCTATTCCAACATTGAATGATCTGCAGGTTTATCCAACGGTTACCGATGATGCGGTGATGGTGGAAGGCAGTGATTTTTCAAAATCAGAGGCAAGTCTTTACACGTTAAGCGGTAAATTAATTTATCGTGCTGCGCTTAAACCATCTGATAACATATTGCATCTTGCAGCATATCCCAACGGCATGTACCTGCTTGTGATATCAACTGAAGCGGGACGTCAGGCAGTTAAGCTCGTTAAACAATAA
- a CDS encoding SRPBCC family protein: MHEYTFVTVWKLKHTSLAEAWNTIKAVEEWPQWWKGVISVTTIKEGDADCIGKVSRFIFKSVLPYRLVFQLELIRLQHHHFMIGQASGELEGTGTWTFDMDQDVVRIQYNWNVKTTRAWMNVLAPILKPAFKWNHDVVMRRGWKGLAKKLHATMVNDDAH; this comes from the coding sequence ATGCATGAATACACTTTTGTTACTGTGTGGAAACTGAAGCATACATCGTTGGCAGAAGCCTGGAATACGATAAAGGCTGTTGAAGAATGGCCGCAATGGTGGAAAGGTGTCATCAGCGTTACCACGATAAAAGAGGGTGATGCGGACTGTATCGGTAAAGTTTCCCGGTTTATTTTTAAATCTGTTTTACCCTACCGGCTGGTTTTTCAGTTGGAGCTGATACGGCTGCAACATCACCACTTTATGATTGGCCAGGCCAGTGGTGAACTGGAAGGAACGGGTACCTGGACTTTTGATATGGACCAGGATGTCGTCCGTATTCAATACAACTGGAATGTAAAAACTACCCGTGCCTGGATGAATGTGCTCGCGCCCATACTGAAGCCGGCCTTTAAATGGAACCATGATGTTGTCATGAGGCGCGGATGGAAAGGCCTTGCGAAAAAACTGCATGCCACCATGGTGAATGATGATGCACATTGA
- a CDS encoding hemerythrin domain-containing protein — MKRHAVLAGLSRDHHKALIIAQSMKIGAPVFRGLPVLLQAKRQYMMEFVKEELRGHFQEEESVLFPFVKESAPEMNTLIDELIADHRAMEIILHHVETESDVASYLDEMGRLLETHIRKEERILFQQIQDKLTALQFHELEERLKKN, encoded by the coding sequence ATGAAACGACACGCTGTATTAGCCGGCCTTTCGCGTGATCATCATAAGGCATTGATTATCGCGCAAAGCATGAAAATAGGAGCGCCGGTATTTCGCGGGCTTCCCGTATTACTGCAGGCAAAACGGCAATACATGATGGAATTTGTCAAAGAAGAGCTTCGGGGACATTTTCAGGAAGAAGAATCGGTATTGTTTCCGTTTGTGAAGGAAAGCGCACCGGAGATGAATACGTTGATTGATGAACTGATAGCGGATCACCGCGCGATGGAAATCATATTGCACCATGTTGAAACGGAGAGTGATGTTGCATCATACCTTGATGAAATGGGCAGGCTGCTGGAAACACATATCCGGAAAGAAGAACGGATTCTATTTCAGCAAATACAGGATAAACTGACAGCCTTGCAGTTTCACGAACTCGAAGAACGGCTTAAGAAAAACTAA
- a CDS encoding carboxypeptidase-like regulatory domain-containing protein, translated as MYKSLTLTLFIILLVQHAFAQTVRGIVKDAQTGEALIGANVVVKGTTIGAVTDEDGKFSLDIAQSFPVALIISYLGYLNSEVTVRDGNNTITIKLNADKVILNEVQVTGSRLSEKQKESPLTIESMDQLAIRQTPAFNFYEGLGQLKGVDVTSASLGFKIINTRGFNSTSPVRSLQIIDGVDNQAPGLSFSLGNFLGAPDLDVLKVDLVVGASSAFYGPNAFNGVISMTTKDPFQTPGFSVSLKGGERSLFEGALRWDQVIRNKIGIEKFAYKINAFMLRANDWEATNLDPVFETLDDQHNPGGYDAVNRYGDEFYFAHDYSKSIAAYPGLGRFYRTGYLETDMVDYDTRNYKLTGAFHYRLRKDLQLIYATNFGSGTTVYQGDNRYSLKDILFFQNRIELQQKDKFFIRAYATNENAGKSYDAYFTALLLERGAKGDVDWGTDYFTNYSTQAVPVIRNLPGYPTYVFDPDNPNGYQDYVDSISSLLTNYVPLIDSLHNNAENYANNESISPGQHAFYVPGTAAFDSAFNYIISHESYAEGGSRFFDKSALYHVHGEYKFTPRFMDVTIGANYRMYRPNSHGTIFSDTAGVKITNSEYGIYAGIEKKFLDSLLKVNATLRMDKNENYDALFSPAVSAVYTLNKSVFRASFSSAIRNPTLADQYLYYNVGRAILVGNLNGFDSLVTTESLLDYINTQKYDTLEFFNINPIRPEQVKSIEVGYRASLFQHLYIDMSYYYSWYRYFIGYKLGAVIDYNEIFNRLNGFQVYRVAANTDDRVTTTGFSVGLNYYFRESYSINGNYSYNKLNRQGSTDPIIPAFNTPENKFNIGISGRDIATQIGLFHQLWDKLPVIPLNNYGFSINYKWVEGFLYEGSPQFTGEVPTYGKVDVQVNKEIPKIYLNIKVGASNLLNNKKFEVYGGPYVGRMAYVQLLFDFAKLR; from the coding sequence ATGTATAAAAGCCTTACGCTTACTTTATTCATCATTCTGCTGGTACAACATGCGTTCGCGCAAACGGTGCGCGGCATAGTTAAGGATGCGCAGACCGGAGAAGCACTAATTGGAGCCAATGTAGTGGTGAAAGGTACTACCATTGGTGCTGTTACAGATGAAGACGGCAAATTTTCGCTGGACATTGCGCAGTCATTTCCTGTAGCGCTGATTATTTCCTATCTCGGATACCTGAATAGTGAGGTAACAGTGAGAGACGGCAACAATACCATCACGATTAAATTAAACGCCGACAAGGTGATATTGAATGAGGTGCAGGTCACGGGCAGCCGCCTTTCTGAAAAGCAAAAGGAATCTCCACTTACTATAGAATCAATGGATCAGCTGGCAATAAGGCAAACACCAGCATTTAACTTTTATGAAGGGCTCGGGCAGTTGAAAGGAGTGGATGTTACCTCGGCAAGTTTAGGATTTAAAATCATCAATACACGCGGATTCAATTCCACTTCACCAGTACGCTCGCTGCAGATTATTGATGGCGTGGATAATCAGGCGCCCGGCCTCAGCTTTTCACTGGGAAATTTCTTAGGCGCACCGGATCTCGATGTGTTGAAAGTGGATCTTGTCGTTGGTGCCAGTTCTGCTTTTTACGGACCCAATGCATTCAATGGTGTGATCAGCATGACGACGAAAGACCCGTTTCAGACACCGGGATTTTCCGTCTCACTTAAAGGAGGTGAGCGCAGCTTGTTTGAAGGTGCGCTGCGTTGGGACCAGGTGATCAGGAATAAAATTGGCATAGAAAAATTCGCCTATAAGATCAATGCGTTTATGCTGCGTGCCAACGACTGGGAAGCAACCAATCTCGATCCCGTATTTGAAACACTGGACGATCAGCATAATCCGGGCGGATATGATGCCGTGAACCGCTATGGTGACGAATTCTATTTTGCACATGATTACTCGAAGAGTATAGCGGCATATCCGGGGCTGGGAAGATTTTACCGTACAGGTTATCTCGAAACAGACATGGTGGATTACGACACCCGCAATTATAAATTGACAGGCGCATTTCATTACCGGCTGCGGAAAGACCTGCAGCTCATTTATGCCACCAACTTCGGTTCAGGCACCACGGTTTACCAGGGCGACAACCGCTATTCACTGAAAGATATTTTGTTCTTTCAAAACAGGATTGAACTGCAGCAGAAGGATAAATTTTTTATCAGGGCTTATGCTACGAATGAAAATGCCGGAAAATCCTATGATGCGTATTTCACGGCGCTCTTGCTGGAACGCGGCGCAAAAGGAGATGTGGACTGGGGCACAGATTATTTTACCAATTACTCCACGCAGGCAGTGCCTGTGATCAGGAATCTGCCCGGCTACCCGACCTATGTGTTTGATCCGGATAACCCGAACGGATACCAGGATTATGTTGACAGCATCAGCAGCCTGCTGACCAATTATGTACCGCTCATTGATTCGCTGCATAACAATGCGGAGAATTATGCGAATAACGAAAGTATCAGTCCCGGGCAGCACGCATTCTATGTTCCCGGCACAGCAGCCTTTGATTCTGCATTCAACTATATCATTTCACATGAATCATATGCTGAAGGCGGATCTCGGTTTTTTGATAAGTCGGCGCTATATCATGTGCATGGCGAATATAAATTCACGCCACGTTTCATGGATGTAACCATTGGTGCAAACTACAGGATGTACCGGCCAAATTCACATGGAACAATTTTCAGTGATACGGCCGGCGTTAAAATCACCAATTCGGAATATGGCATCTATGCCGGCATTGAAAAAAAATTTCTTGACAGCCTGCTGAAGGTCAACGCAACGCTGCGCATGGACAAGAATGAGAATTACGACGCGCTTTTTTCACCTGCCGTTTCTGCCGTGTATACGCTGAATAAAAGTGTATTCAGGGCATCTTTCTCCTCAGCTATCCGCAACCCCACCCTGGCTGATCAATACCTTTACTATAATGTGGGCCGGGCCATCCTGGTGGGAAATCTGAACGGTTTTGATTCGCTGGTTACCACTGAATCGTTGCTGGATTACATCAATACGCAGAAATATGATACCCTTGAATTTTTTAACATCAATCCCATCCGGCCCGAGCAGGTAAAGAGCATTGAAGTGGGTTATCGCGCATCACTGTTTCAGCACCTGTATATTGACATGAGTTACTATTACAGCTGGTACCGTTATTTTATCGGTTACAAGTTGGGTGCTGTGATTGATTACAACGAAATCTTCAATCGCCTGAATGGTTTCCAGGTTTATCGGGTGGCGGCTAATACCGATGACCGGGTAACCACCACCGGCTTCTCTGTTGGGCTGAATTATTATTTCAGAGAATCCTATTCCATCAATGGTAATTATTCCTATAACAAACTGAACCGGCAGGGTTCCACTGATCCTATTATTCCTGCCTTCAATACGCCGGAAAATAAATTTAACATTGGCATCAGCGGCCGCGATATTGCCACTCAAATCGGCCTGTTTCACCAACTCTGGGATAAGCTGCCGGTTATACCACTCAATAATTACGGATTCAGCATCAACTACAAATGGGTGGAAGGATTTCTGTATGAAGGCTCCCCTCAGTTTACGGGAGAAGTGCCGACCTATGGTAAGGTTGACGTGCAGGTGAATAAGGAAATTCCCAAGATTTACCTGAACATTAAAGTGGGTGCTTCCAACCTGCTCAATAATAAAAAGTTTGAAGTGTATGGCGGCCCGTATGTGGGGCGTATGGCCTATGTTCAGCTGTTATTTGATTTTGCAAAACTGCGTTGA
- the rplT gene encoding 50S ribosomal protein L20 → MPRSVNSVASRARRKRMFSQAKGYFGKRKNVTSVAKNAVEKSMVYAYQGRKQKKRDYRALWIARINAAIRTEGMSYSVFISKLKNANVMLNRKSLADLAMNDMAAFKAIVASVK, encoded by the coding sequence ATGCCACGTTCAGTAAATAGTGTTGCCTCCCGCGCCCGCCGCAAGCGGATGTTTTCACAGGCAAAAGGATATTTCGGTAAACGGAAAAATGTAACTTCTGTAGCCAAGAATGCCGTTGAAAAATCAATGGTATATGCCTACCAGGGCAGGAAGCAGAAAAAGCGTGATTACAGGGCACTTTGGATCGCCCGTATTAATGCCGCTATCCGTACAGAAGGAATGAGCTATTCGGTATTCATTTCAAAGCTGAAGAATGCCAATGTGATGCTCAACCGAAAAAGCCTTGCCGACCTGGCTATGAATGATATGGCTGCATTCAAGGCCATTGTGGCTTCCGTGAAATAA
- the rpmI gene encoding 50S ribosomal protein L35 has translation MPKMKTNSSAKKRFKLTGTGKVKRKKAYKRHILTKKAHDRKKQLGKSGLVDSTNMANVKKMLLI, from the coding sequence ATGCCTAAAATGAAGACAAATTCGAGTGCCAAGAAGCGTTTCAAGCTCACCGGCACCGGAAAAGTGAAAAGAAAAAAAGCCTACAAGCGCCATATTCTCACCAAGAAGGCTCATGACAGGAAAAAGCAGCTCGGAAAATCCGGCCTGGTTGATTCCACCAATATGGCCAATGTGAAGAAAATGCTCCTAATCTGA
- the infC gene encoding translation initiation factor IF-3, with protein sequence MNRLALDRRKPRELEHRINRLVHAPQVRLVGDNVPNGVFTSREALSMAEEQGLDLVEIAATANPPVCRIIDYNKFLYDKKRKEKEMKAKAVKSVLKEIRFTSNTDEHDFEFKTRHAERFLQEGAKVKAYVQFRGRNILFKERGELLLLKFVERLTEVGTLEQLPKLEGNRMSILINPKSQKGK encoded by the coding sequence ATTAATCGATTGGCATTAGACCGTAGAAAACCCAGGGAACTCGAACACCGTATTAACCGCCTTGTGCACGCCCCACAGGTTCGATTGGTGGGAGACAATGTTCCCAACGGCGTATTCACCTCCAGGGAAGCGTTAAGTATGGCCGAAGAACAAGGCCTCGACCTCGTGGAAATTGCCGCCACCGCCAATCCGCCGGTGTGCCGTATTATCGACTACAACAAATTCCTCTACGACAAAAAGCGGAAAGAGAAGGAGATGAAGGCGAAAGCGGTAAAAAGTGTTTTGAAAGAAATCCGTTTCACGTCCAATACAGATGAGCATGATTTTGAATTCAAAACAAGACATGCCGAGCGTTTTTTACAGGAAGGCGCCAAAGTAAAGGCCTATGTGCAGTTTCGCGGCAGGAATATCCTGTTCAAGGAACGTGGCGAACTGCTGCTACTTAAGTTTGTGGAACGTCTTACAGAAGTAGGCACACTGGAACAATTACCGAAACTGGAAGGTAACCGCATGTCAATCCTCATCAATCCCAAGTCGCAAAAAGGAAAATAA